A stretch of DNA from bacterium:
CTGCTGGGCGGGCGCGGAATCAACATGCTGGCGCTGCTCAAATACGCCAAACCGCATCTGGACTCGCTCGGACCCGACGCACCGCTCATCATCGGCAATGGCCTTCTCTCCGGCATCCCCGGCATCTCGCTTGCGAGAACGTCAGTCTCCGGCATCTCGCCCGAATCGGGCTTGCTCGGGGATTCTAACGTAGGCGGACACTTCTGCGCGGCGCTTCGTAGGACTGCTTTCGATCACCTGGTCATCACCGGGAAGCTCGAAGGCCCCGGCGTCATCGTGTTGGACGGTGGCGACGTATCGGTCGAGGACGGGGCATGGCTCTGGGGCAGGGACACGTACGACGCGCAGGAGGCAGTGAAGTCGCGATTCGGTCGAGATTCTGAAGCGCTGCTCATCGGGCCTGCTGGCGAGAACCTGGTTCGTTTCTCGCAGGTCAGGACAGGCGGGCGACATGCAGCTTCCAGAACAGGCCTCGGCTGCCTCATGGGCGCAAAGCGGATCAAGGCCATTGTCGCAACCGGCAAGCCGCGAGACATGGCGTCCGAGCTGTTCGATCCAGATGCCTTCGTCCAGCTGACGAGGCGCTTCCTGCGGGCCTTAAAGAGGGTTGATGTCCTGAAACATCTCGCCAAGCGCGGCACGCCATTCCTCTATGACCTGCACAGCCGCATGGGGATAATAAGAACCAAGAACGCCACATCCACGCCGCTTGAGGGCAGCAACGCGCTCCGCAGCTCACGGCTCGTTGAGCGGTATTACGTCCGCCGAACCGGCTGCTTCTCATGTCCGGTGCGCTGCCAGCACACTTACAGAATCCCTGATGGGAAATACGCTGGCATCGAGGGTCCCGGAATCGAATACGGGACGCTGGGCGCCATCGGCCCGGTCCTCGGCATCACCGACCTGGACGCGATTCTCGCGATTAACGACAGGCTCAATCGGCTCGGCATAGATTCCT
This window harbors:
- a CDS encoding aldehyde ferredoxin oxidoreductase C-terminal domain-containing protein, whose protein sequence is MQGASAIRKVAYIDLSARTTRSREIPQSARQMLLGGRGINMLALLKYAKPHLDSLGPDAPLIIGNGLLSGIPGISLARTSVSGISPESGLLGDSNVGGHFCAALRRTAFDHLVITGKLEGPGVIVLDGGDVSVEDGAWLWGRDTYDAQEAVKSRFGRDSEALLIGPAGENLVRFSQVRTGGRHAASRTGLGCLMGAKRIKAIVATGKPRDMASELFDPDAFVQLTRRFLRALKRVDVLKHLAKRGTPFLYDLHSRMGIIRTKNATSTPLEGSNALRSSRLVERYYVRRTGCFSCPVRCQHTYRIPDGKYAGIEGPGIEYGTLGAIGPVLGITDLDAILAINDRLNRLGIDSCTAGNLIAATIELFKKGVITERDTGGLRLNWGDTDVIMQLIEATARRENLGALLADGARAMRSHFGDVVDEAMIWSKRLPQSDAVDVRGHKGFALGVATSTRGADHLRSRPTLEALNLSARQLRKIFGARVSPDPTSYEGKAEMVRQTESLFAVSDAIGICRFIIQFNSPELLGFDELTEYVNAACGLGLTSKDLEKVGERIGAIERLWIARRTGGENLDGLPARYSEPMPGGRFRGERVKPDEFQAALSHFYELSGIDPATGAPLESTLAELGIDDGLLQLI